A single region of the Devosia sp. FJ2-5-3 genome encodes:
- a CDS encoding SDR family oxidoreductase: MSHPNPASIHAPVALVTGASDRIGAAIARALAGSGHAVVIHYRSGTDGACQLKDEICAAGGRAEILKADLGNRGDRATVIPRALDLFGPLTTLVNNASIFDPDSARDINEELWDQHFAIHAEAPIFLARDFANQLPQGAEGNIVNMIDERVLHLSPAYFSYTLSKSVLWTATQTLAQSLAPAIRVNAIGPGPVLPHSRQTQSEFEQGVKALPLQRHADPEAIAQGVLAILSMPAFTGQMLALDGGKHLEFPARRGPTPRQ, from the coding sequence ATGTCACATCCGAACCCAGCTTCGATTCACGCCCCAGTCGCGCTTGTCACAGGCGCCAGCGACCGCATTGGCGCCGCCATTGCCCGAGCCCTTGCCGGCTCCGGCCATGCGGTCGTCATCCATTATCGCTCGGGCACCGACGGGGCCTGCCAGTTGAAAGACGAGATTTGCGCTGCGGGCGGCAGGGCCGAGATTCTCAAGGCCGATCTCGGCAATCGCGGCGATCGCGCTACGGTCATCCCCAGGGCACTCGATCTCTTCGGGCCCCTCACCACCCTCGTCAACAACGCGTCCATCTTCGATCCGGACTCTGCCCGCGATATCAACGAAGAATTGTGGGACCAGCATTTTGCGATCCATGCCGAAGCCCCCATATTTCTGGCACGTGATTTTGCCAACCAGCTGCCGCAGGGCGCCGAGGGAAATATCGTCAACATGATCGACGAGCGGGTGCTTCATCTCAGCCCGGCCTATTTCAGCTATACCCTGTCCAAATCGGTGCTTTGGACGGCAACGCAGACGCTTGCCCAGTCCCTGGCCCCCGCTATTCGCGTCAACGCCATCGGCCCCGGCCCGGTCCTGCCCCATTCGCGCCAGACCCAGTCAGAGTTCGAACAGGGCGTGAAGGCCCTGCCCCTGCAGCGTCACGCCGATCCCGAAGCCATCGCCCAGGGCGTGCTGGCCATCCTCTCCATGCCGGCCTTCACCGGCCAGATGCTCGCCCTCGATGGCGGCAAGCATCTCGAATTTCCCGCCAGGCGCGGGCCCACTCCGCGACAATGA
- a CDS encoding DMT family transporter, whose product MSAIVTEPQQDAVGRAIILTLVTIGAFGIQDAISKLLVQDYSPFQITMMRYWGFAVFALILVARQAPLRQALRSRMPRRQVLRGLLLMVDIWTFGMALRTVPLGELQAIVIVYPLLVTIFAIPILGEKVGIFRFAAVSVGFLGALVIIRPGGVPLDWGVGFALISAATYALYIVVTRQVSTVDSAATSLAYSALVGLVLSGAVGVFFWQPMGWGDFALVALTMVTTCAGHGLMVFALSMAPASTLQPFNYFSLPWAIFLSAVIFGHWIDPVSLLGATVIAAAGLVVMARERAKNASILTKAAAVTGRE is encoded by the coding sequence ATGTCAGCCATCGTTACCGAGCCCCAGCAGGATGCTGTGGGGCGTGCCATCATTTTGACGCTCGTCACGATCGGCGCCTTTGGCATTCAGGACGCGATATCGAAGCTGCTGGTGCAGGACTATTCGCCTTTCCAAATTACGATGATGCGCTATTGGGGCTTTGCCGTCTTTGCCCTGATCCTGGTGGCGCGACAAGCGCCGCTGCGCCAGGCGCTGCGATCGCGCATGCCGCGGCGGCAGGTGTTGCGCGGCCTGCTGCTGATGGTCGACATCTGGACGTTCGGCATGGCGCTGCGCACGGTACCGCTCGGAGAGTTGCAGGCGATCGTCATCGTTTATCCGCTGCTGGTGACGATCTTTGCCATTCCGATCCTCGGGGAGAAGGTCGGCATTTTTCGATTTGCCGCCGTGAGCGTCGGCTTCCTGGGCGCGCTGGTGATCATCCGCCCGGGCGGCGTGCCACTCGATTGGGGCGTCGGCTTTGCGCTGATCTCGGCGGCGACCTATGCGCTCTATATCGTGGTCACCCGCCAGGTCAGCACGGTCGACAGCGCGGCAACCAGCCTCGCCTATTCGGCGCTGGTGGGCCTCGTGCTATCCGGTGCCGTGGGCGTGTTCTTCTGGCAGCCCATGGGATGGGGCGATTTCGCCCTCGTCGCGCTGACCATGGTCACGACGTGTGCGGGACACGGGCTGATGGTCTTCGCGCTGTCCATGGCCCCGGCCAGCACCCTGCAGCCGTTCAACTATTTCTCGCTGCCCTGGGCGATCTTTCTCAGTGCGGTGATTTTCGGACACTGGATCGATCCGGTTTCGTTGCTCGGCGCGACGGTGATTGCCGCCGCAGGTCTGGTGGTGATGGCTCGGGAGCGGGCGAAGAACGCCAGCATCCTCACCAAGGCAGCGGCGGTCACGGGCCGCGAATAG
- a CDS encoding SH3 domain-containing protein, with the protein MALTRKLFASGLATLAVLATTAAASAAPAFATSNVNVRSGPGTGYAIVDALRRGERVDVQQCRGSWCYVERRGADGWVSASYLDSGRWDDGWNDGWDRPPPPPPAWGNPRPPHWNNRPRPPVVYPPYPSRPGASFCFNGPNGYFCMNN; encoded by the coding sequence ATGGCACTCACTCGGAAGCTCTTCGCATCCGGCCTGGCCACCCTGGCCGTGCTGGCGACCACCGCAGCGGCATCTGCTGCTCCCGCTTTCGCCACCAGCAATGTCAACGTGCGCTCCGGCCCGGGCACGGGCTACGCAATTGTCGATGCCCTGCGTCGCGGCGAGCGCGTCGATGTTCAACAGTGCCGCGGCAGCTGGTGCTATGTCGAACGTCGCGGCGCCGATGGCTGGGTCTCAGCAAGCTATCTCGATAGTGGCCGCTGGGATGATGGCTGGAACGACGGCTGGGACCGCCCGCCTCCGCCGCCTCCGGCCTGGGGCAATCCGCGCCCGCCGCACTGGAACAATCGTCCCCGTCCGCCGGTCGTCTATCCGCCCTATCCGAGCCGTCCGGGCGCCAGCTTCTGCTTCAATGGCCCAAATGGCTATTTCTGCATGAACAATTGA
- a CDS encoding helix-turn-helix domain-containing protein gives MSKPTSRSALYRLIQAGQLAHQAVLVPLVEKGLEPGDDAILFVLGRAGTTEDDLSRELGLPPEALQSRLSRLAERNLVTRQAVGPELLPGFALTERGARIRAGLIEHWAQLEEALLGELKPKQRKKLSAALKRFTELLSF, from the coding sequence ATGTCCAAACCAACCTCCCGTTCGGCGCTCTATCGGCTTATCCAGGCCGGGCAATTGGCCCACCAGGCCGTCCTCGTGCCTCTGGTCGAAAAAGGCCTGGAGCCGGGAGACGATGCCATCCTCTTCGTCCTGGGTCGCGCCGGCACCACTGAGGACGATCTCTCGCGCGAATTGGGACTGCCGCCAGAGGCGCTGCAGAGTCGCTTGTCGCGTCTTGCCGAGCGCAATCTGGTCACCCGGCAGGCCGTAGGTCCGGAACTGCTCCCCGGCTTTGCCCTCACCGAACGCGGCGCTCGCATCCGGGCCGGATTGATCGAGCATTGGGCGCAATTGGAAGAGGCGCTCCTTGGCGAACTCAAGCCCAAGCAGCGCAAGAAGCTAAGCGCCGCCCTCAAGCGGTTCACAGAGCTACTGAGCTTCTGA
- a CDS encoding LysR family transcriptional regulator: MTQDLARIRAFVQVFDAGGFSSAARQFGRSKALLSKYVTDLEDYLGVRLMNRTTRKLSLTEAGEAYYREASSLLQQLDDLDATITDQTSEPRGIVRVSAPRNFGESTLAPAIFEFLKKYPKVSLDLRLEDRYVDLVDEGVDVALRISTLADSSLIARKIADMHVVVSASPDLLKSIEIPTHPEDLRHLPCIVDVNLQGQSNWRFTENGKTISVPVNGPVRVNSPLAARTAAVMGLGFVVLPSYLAEPKVASGELVPVLVDFLPTGQTLQAVYPHRRHLAGKVRALIDHLVDWFSVHPIS, from the coding sequence ATGACGCAAGATCTGGCTCGCATACGCGCCTTTGTGCAGGTCTTTGATGCAGGCGGGTTTTCTTCGGCGGCGCGGCAATTCGGACGCTCCAAGGCCCTGCTCAGCAAATATGTCACCGACCTAGAGGACTATCTGGGCGTCCGGCTGATGAACCGGACCACGCGAAAGCTCAGCCTCACTGAGGCAGGCGAGGCCTATTACCGCGAAGCCTCGAGCCTTCTGCAGCAATTGGATGATCTCGACGCGACCATCACTGACCAGACATCGGAGCCGCGCGGCATCGTGCGGGTGTCGGCGCCCCGCAATTTCGGGGAATCGACGCTCGCCCCGGCGATATTCGAGTTCCTCAAGAAATACCCCAAGGTGTCGCTCGATCTGCGGCTCGAGGACCGCTATGTCGATCTTGTCGATGAGGGCGTTGACGTGGCGCTGCGTATCTCGACACTCGCCGATTCCTCGCTGATCGCCCGCAAGATCGCCGACATGCATGTGGTGGTGAGCGCATCGCCCGATCTGCTTAAATCCATCGAGATCCCGACGCATCCCGAGGATTTGCGCCATCTTCCGTGCATCGTCGACGTCAATCTGCAGGGGCAGTCGAACTGGCGTTTTACCGAGAACGGCAAGACGATTTCTGTACCGGTGAACGGGCCGGTTCGGGTCAATTCACCCCTCGCTGCCCGGACTGCGGCAGTGATGGGCCTCGGTTTTGTCGTATTGCCCTCCTACCTCGCCGAACCGAAGGTTGCGAGTGGCGAACTGGTGCCGGTCCTCGTCGATTTCTTGCCGACGGGGCAGACACTGCAGGCGGTCTACCCGCATCGGCGGCATCTGGCTGGGAAGGTCAGGGCGCTGATCGACCATCTGGTGGATTGGTTCTCCGTCCATCCGATCAGTTAG
- a CDS encoding DUF1007 family protein, giving the protein MNLIKFPGLARLAVAALAGLFFAQPALAHPHIFIDAKVGVVFDDAGAITALQHSWTFDAAFSVWMVQGLDTNGDGSVSPEEMQELADENVGGLSEYGFYTVAGDGVDFVAAGDQRMNYQDNRVTLDFSINAVSPTPPGPRFELGVYDAEYYVAIGFGAVSDVTLVNAPDSCAVALIPPQPIDPAVEARLYALGPDVPVLPPDLAAAMRGTQGMIVLSCGEMPAPATALEAATQVAETRPATPFGGPPAEVGLNLPRTGFFGWLQDQQRDFYAAMTGALDSMRTDWTAFWVLGGLSFLYGVFHAAGPGHGKVVISSYLLANERQLRQGIVLSALSALMQSLVAIGFVLVLAGVLRLTSTALGDAAYWVGIISYGLVALLGVWLVARKLFGWGHSHGHAHSDVHDHDHDHDHEHVHEHLHDHAGHLHHAVAPADLKGSWREQLGVVLAVGLRPCSGALVVLVFALSQGLLAAGIASVLLMGLGTAITVAALASIAVGAKGLASRIGGADSALAQGLVWWAELAGAVMVLGFGVLLLVASL; this is encoded by the coding sequence ATGAATTTGATTAAGTTTCCGGGGCTCGCACGGCTGGCTGTCGCTGCGCTGGCAGGCCTTTTTTTCGCACAGCCGGCACTGGCGCATCCTCATATTTTCATCGACGCCAAGGTGGGCGTTGTCTTTGACGACGCTGGTGCCATAACCGCGCTCCAGCACAGCTGGACATTCGACGCCGCGTTTTCGGTATGGATGGTTCAGGGGCTCGATACCAACGGCGACGGCAGCGTCAGCCCCGAGGAAATGCAGGAGCTGGCCGACGAGAATGTCGGCGGGCTGAGCGAATACGGATTTTACACCGTGGCCGGCGACGGCGTGGACTTCGTCGCGGCCGGCGACCAGCGCATGAACTACCAGGACAATCGGGTTACGCTGGATTTTTCCATCAACGCAGTTAGCCCTACGCCGCCCGGGCCAAGGTTTGAACTGGGCGTCTATGACGCGGAATATTACGTGGCCATCGGCTTCGGAGCAGTCTCCGATGTGACGCTGGTGAATGCCCCGGACAGTTGCGCGGTCGCGCTCATTCCGCCACAGCCGATCGACCCCGCGGTGGAAGCCCGGCTCTACGCCCTTGGGCCGGACGTGCCGGTGCTGCCGCCGGACCTTGCCGCCGCGATGCGGGGTACGCAAGGGATGATCGTGCTCTCCTGCGGAGAGATGCCCGCGCCGGCGACGGCGCTGGAGGCTGCCACGCAGGTGGCGGAAACCCGGCCCGCAACGCCGTTCGGCGGACCGCCCGCCGAAGTGGGGCTCAATCTGCCGCGGACCGGATTTTTCGGCTGGCTGCAGGATCAGCAGCGCGATTTCTACGCCGCAATGACGGGGGCGCTCGACTCCATGCGCACCGACTGGACCGCGTTCTGGGTGCTGGGCGGGCTGAGTTTTCTATACGGAGTGTTTCATGCCGCCGGGCCGGGGCATGGCAAGGTGGTTATCTCTTCCTATCTCCTCGCCAATGAGCGCCAATTGCGGCAGGGCATCGTGCTCAGCGCGCTTTCGGCACTCATGCAGTCTCTCGTTGCCATCGGCTTTGTGCTGGTGTTGGCCGGGGTCCTACGCCTGACCAGCACGGCGCTCGGCGATGCCGCCTATTGGGTGGGCATCATTTCCTACGGTCTTGTAGCGCTGCTCGGAGTTTGGCTTGTGGCGCGAAAGCTGTTTGGCTGGGGGCATAGCCATGGCCATGCCCATTCGGATGTCCACGATCATGATCACGATCACGATCATGAACATGTTCACGAACATCTTCACGATCACGCCGGGCATCTTCACCACGCGGTTGCGCCGGCCGACCTCAAGGGCAGTTGGCGCGAACAATTGGGCGTGGTGCTGGCGGTCGGCCTGCGGCCCTGTTCGGGTGCCCTGGTGGTTCTGGTGTTTGCCTTGTCACAGGGATTGCTGGCGGCCGGCATTGCCTCGGTGCTGCTGATGGGCCTTGGCACCGCCATAACCGTGGCGGCGTTGGCAAGCATTGCCGTCGGCGCCAAGGGATTGGCGAGCCGGATTGGCGGCGCAGACAGCGCCCTGGCACAGGGGCTGGTGTGGTGGGCGGAACTGGCCGGCGCTGTGATGGTTCTCGGCTTCGGCGTCTTGCTTCTGGTGGCCAGTCTCTAG
- the hemH gene encoding ferrochelatase, translating into MTHNLPKDHPPVPQQKIGVLLLNLGTPDATDYWSVRRYLKEFLSDPRVIETPKWKWWPVLNLIILSFRPQKAGHAYAMIWDKEKNESPLRVITRAQSEALAERMSGDGVMVEYAMRYGNPSTQSVLEKMQAAGCQKILLVPLYPQYSATTTATANDKAFDALKTMRWQPAVRTAPAYFEDPKYIETLGNSIRDGVAKLDFEPDVVITSFHGMPVEYLQKGDPYHCQCFKTTRLVREYLGWPKEKLMVTFQSRFGPTEWLQPYTDVTLGELPKKGIKKVAILAPAFSADCIETLEEIAIGGKETFLEAGGENYAYIPCLNDSVEGMDMIESMVRRELSGWL; encoded by the coding sequence ATGACGCACAACCTGCCGAAAGATCATCCCCCCGTTCCGCAGCAAAAAATCGGGGTTCTGCTGCTCAATCTGGGTACGCCGGACGCGACCGATTATTGGAGCGTGCGCCGCTATCTCAAGGAATTCCTCTCCGATCCGCGCGTCATCGAGACGCCGAAATGGAAGTGGTGGCCGGTCCTCAACCTCATCATCCTCAGCTTCCGCCCGCAAAAGGCGGGGCATGCCTATGCGATGATCTGGGACAAGGAAAAGAACGAGAGCCCGCTGCGCGTGATCACCCGCGCGCAGTCCGAGGCGCTGGCCGAGCGCATGTCCGGCGACGGCGTCATGGTCGAATACGCCATGCGCTATGGCAATCCCTCGACCCAGTCGGTGCTGGAGAAGATGCAGGCCGCCGGATGCCAGAAGATCCTGCTCGTGCCGCTCTATCCGCAATATTCGGCGACCACCACGGCGACGGCCAATGACAAGGCGTTCGATGCGCTGAAAACCATGCGCTGGCAGCCGGCCGTGCGCACCGCGCCGGCCTATTTCGAGGACCCGAAATATATCGAGACCCTCGGCAATTCGATCCGCGACGGTGTCGCCAAGCTCGACTTCGAGCCGGATGTGGTGATCACCTCGTTCCACGGCATGCCGGTGGAGTATCTGCAGAAGGGCGACCCGTACCACTGCCAGTGTTTCAAGACCACGCGGCTGGTGCGGGAATATCTCGGCTGGCCGAAGGAAAAGCTGATGGTGACCTTCCAGAGCCGGTTCGGGCCGACGGAATGGCTGCAGCCCTATACCGATGTGACCCTGGGCGAGCTGCCCAAGAAGGGCATCAAGAAGGTGGCGATCCTGGCTCCGGCGTTCTCGGCCGACTGTATCGAGACGCTGGAAGAAATCGCCATTGGCGGCAAGGAGACCTTCCTTGAGGCCGGCGGCGAGAACTATGCCTATATTCCCTGCCTCAACGACAGCGTCGAAGGCATGGACATGATCGAGTCCATGGTGCGCCGGGAACTGTCCGGCTGGCTCTAG
- a CDS encoding endonuclease domain-containing protein encodes MKDRTAFARALRREQTPAERAFWALLHPWRERGMHWRRQAPIGPYVVDFCCKSRKLVVEIDGDSHFPDAGISRDAVRTDFLRQRGFTVLRFTNVDVLESDEGVFEILRGVLGEPDA; translated from the coding sequence ATGAAAGACCGGACCGCCTTTGCCCGCGCCCTGCGCCGGGAGCAGACGCCCGCCGAGCGCGCCTTCTGGGCGCTGCTCCATCCCTGGCGCGAGCGCGGCATGCACTGGCGGCGGCAGGCGCCGATCGGTCCCTATGTCGTGGATTTTTGCTGCAAGAGCCGGAAACTCGTCGTCGAGATAGATGGCGACAGCCATTTTCCCGACGCGGGGATTTCACGTGACGCGGTTCGCACGGATTTTCTGCGCCAGCGCGGTTTTACGGTGCTGCGCTTCACCAATGTCGATGTGCTGGAAAGCGACGAGGGTGTTTTTGAGATTTTGCGTGGCGTGCTCGGCGAGCCCGACGCCTAA